The Sordaria macrospora chromosome 2, complete sequence sequence CTGGCGGTTCCCTATCGAAGAAGAATGCGGCCACTACGCGCACCGAAGGCGTGCAGAGGTTCGAAACGACCGTCCTGCAATTCTGTCCATTTGCGGCGGAATAACCCCCTGGAGAGATAGGCAAGTGGGATAGGATAACCTGGATGGACACAGTATAGGTAATACCAGGTCAACACAAGTCAAATGTTGTGCAACACCCCGCAAATATCCCAGGGGTACGATATTCGAAGGGAATGTTGTAGGTACACAGAGGTACATATGCGTGTGAAAGAAAGTGAGGtggctggggaggaggagagaaggcACTCATCCGACATTCATTTTATTTCCTGCTACACACATCTTTCTTTTATTTCTTGAtaccaacgacgacgaggttcCGGGGGCTCTGGCCATAGTCAAACACCGTCTCCACCCAGCAGTCGCGCACGATGTCGGAATGTTCCTTGAGGAACAGGTACCGGTCGGTCACGATGAGGGACTCAACTACCATCGCGCTgaaggccatcaagctcCAGATGGCGCTGAGCTCCCTCTTGCGGGGCAGGTACGCGGCCTCGTACTTGGCAATCTCCTCGTCAGTGATGTCGCTCAGCTTCTCGCGCACGATCTGGCTGTACTGGCTAAAGTCCGTGTTGGTCGTCAGCTTGGTGATCGCTCCGCGGACGTACGCGCTAAAGGAGGTGTAGCATTGCTTCCTGAGTGAGCCGATTACGACGGGGTTGGTGCTGAAGTTGAAGGGGCTTTCTttgccctcttcctcgccctcgccgtcGCTGGGCCCGTGGTAAACCTTTGAAATGACACCCTTGTCGAGGAATATCCTTTGCAAGACGGCGCGGTAGAAGTGGCGGGTGAAGAAGGCATCACTCTCCTTGTCGGTCCAGTTCCCGGGTGCTTGACACGCCATCATACGGGCTGTGATATTGAGTCTGATGCCTTGGTCATTGTAGGTAGAGAGCTTCTCGCTCATGGGAAACCCCTGGGGATCCCGTCTTTCGGACTCCCTGACAACACGAGCATTCAGTGGCTGAAGGGTTGGCCGACTGAAGCAAGGCTTGAAAGTGGGAGGTCCCAGCTTTTCGGTAAGAAGGTTGTAGCAGCAACCCACGATTGCAACGGCGTGGATAGATGAATTGAGAACCATGGACCGGATGCCGTAGTGAGAGAGGTTGCCACATGAGTGAATGGACACGGCCATCATGCTGAGATCATCCTCGCTGTGGGTTTCCGTGTACTCCAGCTGCGAGATAACAGGGGCCAAATCGGCATCTCCCAACTTGGCGACGACATATTCAATGctgccctttccttcctcccgcGCATAAGTGGCCTGAAGCTCCTTTCTCGATCGGAGGTCAATGGTGGCAATATCTTCGTCTGCCACACCCAATGCCTTTGCGGCGCGCTTCAGCGCTTCTTCGTCGTTGACTTCTGATGGGTCTACGCTTTCCATAATACGATGGTAGAGCTTCTTGTTGCGTATCCTCTTCTCCCGCTCAGCCAGACCGGACAGGATATCGAGATCCTTGGCGCCTGCTGTGTTGGCCTCCTTGCTCTCCACGGCAACAATATGCTTGTTGTACGGAGGGCTCGCCAAAGCGCGGCCCAGATAATTCTGGCCACTGCCAAAGTCTACCAAGTGCGTCAGTTCCTGTCCCCTAACCCGAGCGACGTCCTCAGAGAGTCTGTCGATGTATCCGGAAAAGTGAGTGACCTCGTGGACTTTCTTGGTGTTCATGCCCAGAGCCACCTGCCGAGGGAGTACTGGTAGTTTCGGCTTGCTTGGTTGAAAGGAGCGGCGCAAAGAAAGTTTCCTGATGTCCTTGACATACTGAACCAGCGTCTCTGGAGGTTGTTGTTCGGGGCCAGTTTGTCCGGCAAGTGCGTCGAGATCATCTCTCATCAAGAAATCCAAAAGCACCATGGGCTCGGTCTGCACCAGGTAGTCCTGCCATTCCTTGGGCACCGCAGAGACGAAGAGGCCGGGCTCGCTGGTGAAGAAGTCTAGAATGTGAACACCACCACAGAGAAACTGGAAAAGGTGGGAATTGGTCGCAAAGTCCAGCAGGCTGTCGACATATTCGTCCGCAGATGAGAACTCATCCGAGTACGGAAGAGGCTTTTCCGGCCTCGCAGTAAAGTCGACTGTCATGATTTTGTTTTGATTGGGATTATGGTGAGTGGTTGTTCATCTACATTTGGCACATCGCCATGAAATTTTGGCTTTCTTTTTGCAAGACTCATACGGTAAAGTGTTTACAGAGGTACATCGGGCTTGGTAACTTTTAGGCTGCCAGCTGGCGGAATGCCAAGCTCCAGCTGCTCAGAGCACCCGATGCTCCACTGCGGATTTTCGCTGGCCAATGCGGGCTCCCCCACGCTCCGTCGCCTGCCCGGCAAGCCTGCACGCCCGGGTTCCATATCGCGAGTTGCGGTTGCTTGGAGAGTCGAGACTCCTCCGCGATTCCAGAACCGAGTTATGCCCATTGCGACAAGGTAACTTATCGTCGGCTAACAAGATGGTACCTACGGCCCCTACAATTCCCTAGGTTATCGCTGTTCAACAGAGTTCTAACGTTCCGTCTTTAGGTGTTCATCCTGGGAGTCAACTTCAATGAGCAGAAGCTCGTCCAGGTGCGCtgccctcgtcctcgtccttgcaCTCCCACGATGTCCTGGAAGAACCACCCCGGTTAACTCTCATCTCCCAAACCACAGAAAGCTCTCGAGAGCTTCTACGGCCTAGGCCAGCAGGCCTCCGCCCGCATTCTGGCCAAATACTCAATCCATCCGCGCGCCAAGATGGGCACCCTCCCGCCCAAGATCGTCACCGCGCTGACGGCCGAACTGTCGACCATGACCATCGAGAACGACGCCAGGAGGCTGGTGCTGGACAACATCAAGCGCCTTCGTGATATGGGTACCTACCGCGGTCGTCGTCATGCCATGGGTCTGCCCGTGCGCGGTCAACAGACGAGGAACCAGATCGCCAACGCGAGGAAGCTCAACAAGATCGAGCGCCACGGTTGAGCGGGTCGACGAGGGTGATGGGAGCGTTAAGGAACATCACGGCATCTGGATATACCTGGAGCAACTTCTTTACTCGACACTTGCTTCGGTGGTCCGGGGCTGGGATCAAATACATgggcagaagagaagaacgAGTTGCGCCTGACCTGGCTTAGCCGGGTGTCGACGAGCTATTAGGGCAGGCGGGCAGGCAGACTCAGTGTACGATACGTCAAGCCAGAACAAAACCACGCTGAGACGCGAGAGGGATTAGGCGCGGCGTTGTAGGACAATTCATCGGGTTAAGACAAAACAAGGgcaacttttttttttttttcgactACGGTGTTCGGATCATGACGGCCGTCTGTAATAACCCCATCATCTAGTTCATATGCTAGCCAGGTCTTGTATCGGATATAAGCCGCCTAGAACATGAAGGCTAATTTTGTAGCTATTTATCCAACCAAGCTTTACGGAAACATCCACTTATCTACTCCCTTACCCCCACTCATATTTCTACTCTTCAGGCATCAAGTCTTTCAGATCATCCTCAAGAGCCGGCTCACCAACCTTCTGCATCTCAACCGCCACACGCTCAACATCGCTCCACACGCGGAGGATGTTTCCGCCCACGATCTTGCTCGCGTCCGcatcactaacaccacgTCTAAGCAGCTCAGCTACCAGATCCGGATAGCGCGAGACATCCTCCAGACCCTTGGGAACTGTCGGAATCCCATCAAAATCGCTGCCGAGACCGACATGATCATACCCAATCAGCTTGCCAATATGAATGATATGCTCAGCCACATGCTCCAAAGTCGCGTTTTCCGGGTCAAAATCTGGCAGTCCATCGTCCCTCTCCGGGGCCGCCACGCACGAGATGAAGTCCGGCGAGAAGTTGACCATAACCAGCGAGTTGCGCTGCTTGACCAGCTGCAAAACATCGTCCGGCACATTGCGCGGGTGCGGGCACAGCGCGTAGGCGCTCGAGTGGCTGAAGATGACGGGGGCTCTGCTTCCGTTCCATTCTTTACCGGTCCCTCCCAAAACATCCTTCATGGTCTCGACGCTGGTATGGGACAGATCCACGATCATGCCGATGCGGTTCATCTCGTTGACCAGGGCTTCGCCGGCCGGGCTGACGCCGCCCCAGTGGGAGGGCGCTTTCCGGAACGGATTCTCCTGCAGGGCCGCGTCGGCGTACTTGTTGCCGCAGTTGTGAACAAGCGTCGCGTAGCGGACGCCCAGGGCGTGGTAGCGGCGCAAAGTGGCGGCCGAGTTGCCGATCTGGTGAAGACCTTCGATGCCCATAGGCGAGATGAGCTGgttgtggtgcttccagGCTTTGAGAGCCCCTTTGCTGGAGACGGCCGGGCCGAAGTCCTTGGGGTAGGCGGCGCGGAGACGGTCGACTAGGTCGATTTGTTGGAGTGTTGCCTCGACGGCTAGAGGTTGGTGACAATGATTGTATCAGTTTCTTTGTAGCCTATGTAGGAAGTGTTGTAAACGGATTGGACCAACCGGGCAGATAGTTTTCATCAGAGAAATCGGTGCCGTTGGCAGGGCAGGGCCAAAACAAGCTCCAGAAAGCTCCTCCGTTCATGCCATCTCTCAGGCGCGCAAGGTCGACATGGCCGGGGAGCGTGCCGTCTTCCCAGCCGGTGGTGAAGTTCTTGTCATTGATGTGATTGTTGAATTTCCAGCGCAGCATAATGGGCAAATCATTGTGTCCATCTAGTCACATTGTTAGTATTTGTTTCTTCTCTGGGGTAATAATTGCTGTTGATCTGTGGTCTTACCGATCAATGGAGTGTGTTTTAGGATGTACTTCACGCGTCTTTCAATGTTCTTCTCACTCGAAGAACCTGTCATGCAACCCGACATGCCATAGCTCACGGGCCGGAGGAAGACGTGAAGCAACAAAAGCGAGATGAACACGGCGCCCCAGAACTTGCGGCCAACTCCTCGCCGTTGGCGCGTGTTAGGAGCATCTAAGCGCTCAACGTCCCCGACATCGCGGgacttctcttctttcatTTTTTCAAGGACGACTTTTTCTTTACCGACGATTGTGGTAACGCGATGAttgagggaaagggaaaagagaggagTGAGTTTAGGGTCACAGTTGTTAAAACAGGGCAGAGTGTTTACCATGTGTCGTCGTTGAAGGATTAGAAATCGCCTAAAGCTTAGCGGGGTTACTTCATCTTAGAGAGGTAGCCCGACGCATTGTCATTCGGTCAGCCCGACCTGGAAATGCATACGTCTCGAGTCGAATGCAAAAGAAGCGTGTAAATCATAGCCCTTAAATCGACGATGCATCGTATATAAGGGAGAACGAGACACAGTATTTTGGTGTTTAGATGACATGGGATGAAGACTCGAGCTACCACACCATCTTCGGCATCTTGAGGGTGTTGCTGCACTAAGATCTGGGGTATCTTGGCGTCATATGTGGAAACTTTAAAGCGCAGAATCCATGTTAATAACTGACCACACAAAACCTTTGCAAATTCCTCTTCTATCTTACACCCAGGGGAAAAAGGCCCTCAAAGGACGATAGTAAACTGAACCGTTCATTTGATTGTCTCTCCTCGGCGATAGTGACCCTGCTGACGGCTAACTGCCCGCTGCCCGATGGTGATGCTTACTCCGTGATGAGAGTCAAGGAGGCTCAGGTCTTGGCACATGGGATTCGACGAGGGACGCCCACAGTGGGGTTCACAGCCCAAGGTCTCAGCCAGAGCCAGCCCAGCACTCGCGgaccatcttcaactttccAGAAAACAAGCACGGGAAATCTAGGCTCCATCTCCAAAGACCCCTCGACCCCTACACGAGACGTTGAGGTTATTTTAGGGCGTACATGTACCTCACGTGTGGACCCGACGGTCCTTCCTTCTGACGCTGCCCCTCCAATGAAACTTGGAACTGGGTGAGGACTTGGAGATCAACTGGCGTGCTGAACGAGAGAACCTCTGGCTGCCCGACGAGACAATCCACCGTGACACCTTCCAGTGGACACCGTCCTGCACttgcacttccacttcggccTGCACCTGCAAGCGCATCCATCCTGCCTTCCAATTCTGAGTGCATCCATCTGCGTGCTGTAGGGTACTACGAAGTTGTGTGTTGCCCCTGTTTCACGAATGCCAGTTCGTCCCTTCTGCTCACTGCCCTTTTCGCACTGCGACCACAACATCGACTTTTGCTTGtgttcttccactttgcttCTCTGTCTGAGCCCTCCCCTGAAGCTCACTTCCCCAAGTgtttcttcaacttctttcCATTGGGACACTTTAGCAGGCGATTTTGCTCTTGTATCAGAttctttgtttccttcctAGCTCCGTCGGCGCCTATCGCCAACTTCATTGACACCACTACCTACACTATCCAGATAGAGAATTCCAAGCCCTTATCCGGATAGTTGGATCCCACGACAAGGAGACCGACTTTTGTGCTCCGTTAAGAGACACCCCCGCCGCTGTCACGGTGCCTGCGTCGTCTCCATCCCCGGCCACTCGGCGGCGCTGCGCCCCCCCTTTAATCCCAGACCCGCCAAACCTACCCACCTTCCCGCCGCCTAGTTCAACTCTCAAAGAACGACACTGACGGAATCAACCACCCCGGACCGACTTGGACCTGCCCTGACGGATCGCATACCGTATTCACCGGCCTCTCCTCAATCAGAACTAGGCGAGGATTGTCAGCTGGGATCCTGCTTGCCTCAGCCTCACTCTAGCACCACGCCGACCAAAACTCtggctgcccctgctgcCACAACTTTTCCCACATCCCGCCTTAATTCGTCCCAACATCATCGTCGAAGCTACATACCACCGACATACACCGTCGAGCGATAgccctcctcaccacaaTGCCGGGCTTCGCGGACTCCTTCTGGTCCAACGACTACGCCGCAGGTAAGTAGTCTGGCTGTCCCCCAGTGGATCCGCTGACTAttcgttgttgtcgacggTGCTGACGCAGATGTGCTCAGGCCTCGGGGTCCTGTTTGGCAAGCTCCAGCAAGGCGTGGTCGAAAACCGCCAACTCCTGACCATCGCTCGCATGcgcgccgaagccgaagacgtATATGGTCAACGTCTATCCGAAATTGCCCCTGCCGTTGACAAGATTCCAAACGGCTTCAACCGCGACGATGGCGCAAGCGTGCGCAAGGTACGAATCACATGCCGGCAAACACCAGGCTTCATCATCGCTGAGATGGTTTTGACTAACATGTTTCCGCCAGGCTTATGAAGGTGTGCGGACCGAGATGGAGGACGCCTCCAAGAACCACAAGAAGATTGCGCAGAACATTCGAGACCTAGTTGTGAACCCCTTTACGCGCTGGTGCGACGCCCACGAATCTCGACTCCAAAACTCGCAGGAAGAGCTCCAGGCAAAGATCAAGGCCCACGACAAGCAGGCTGAAGTGGTCAAGAAGCTGCGCAGCAACTATTTCAACAAGTGCCGCCTGGTAGAGGATCTCGAGGAAGAAAACAAGTTGGCCTTCCAAGACCCCGAATCCGCAGCGAGCCCGAAGCCCAAGCAACCAATTCCCGAAATCAAGGTTgagcccgaggaggaggaagatgacgagccGTTCGAGATTGGCGATGAGACCTACTCGCCCGAccagatcaagaagatccTCGCCCACatgctcaacaacatcaagatggGCGAAACGAAGGTCCCAATTCTGGGAACGTACCAGAACACATCGGCTGGCACGGATATTGTCGAATACTTTCAACGGCACATGGGCACCACGAGCGTCAGTTACGCGGAGAGAATCGGCCAGGACCTTATCACCCACGGCTTCTTGCGTTTGATCGGTAATGTTGGAAACACCTTCGCCAACAGTTCCAGGATGTTCTACCAATGGCGCCCCCAGGCTTTCAAGTTGGCCGGTGTCCCGGAAAAGAAGGCGCCTGTTAACAGAACATTCTCGATGCCCCTGTCCAACGGATCCGAAGGAAGCGACTCGCCAGTTGTCGGTGCCGTGAGCGAGTATCTTGCCAACTGGAACATCCCCGGCGTCAATAATGGGCGCCCTAACGAGACTCCGTCTGAGCGCATGCGACGTGAGGCCAGAGAGGCAGATGAGAAGTACAAGGCTGCTGTCCAGAAGCTGGATGAGATGCGTTGTGAGCTCGAGGAGGCCATCTTTCTGCacctcaagttcctcgagcGTTGCGAGCTTGACAGGCTCAAGGCTATCAAGACCGTGGTGTTGGACTTTTCTGGTACCATCAGCAACGTCATTCCCAGTCTGCAGTCTACTGTGGACAACATGATGCTTTATCAGGAGACGGTCCAGCCACTGGGCGACCTCCGTTATCTGTTGGAGAACTATCGGACTGGTAGCTTTGTACCCAAGGTTGTGACCTACGAGAACTACTACAACAAGGTCGATGAGCAGACATTTGGTGTTGATCTCGAGGCCCGTGCTCGGGCGGATAAGAAGCGCGTGCCGATCATTGTCACTACCTTGCTAACATACCTGGATCACCATTACCCGGATCTTGAGGGCGATGAGGCTCGTCGTGGGGTATGGCTCCATGAAGTCTCCCTCAAGGACACTCACAAACTGCGCAACAAGGTCAACAATGGAAAGCCTCCCTCGCTGGAAGTCTTCGCCGAGTTTGATGTTGCCACTGTTGCCAGTCTATTGAAGCTCTACCTGCTTGAACTCCCTGGTATGTTCTGCACCATAATCCTGTAGAATCTTGGCACCGCCTTACTGACACTGATGTTTTAGACTCTTTGGTATCATCTCATGTCTACGAAATCATCCGAACTATctacaacacaacacaagaCAGTAGTGAAGACGCCCGTATCCCTGTTCTCCAACAGACCCTGTCGCAGCTACGCCTCACCAACATTGCTACGCTCGATGCTTGCATGAACCACTTTACACGCCTCATCGAGCTCACTTCTGCCGACGAGGACTATGTGGCCAAGCTGGCAACTACCTTGGCGCCATGCATTCTCCGCCCACGTACCGAGACATCACTCAccatggaggagaagcaCGCCTACCGCTTGATTCGCGACCTGTTTGCGCATAAGGATGCGATCTTCAGTGAATTGAAGCGCATGTCCACTCTTGGCGCGTCTGCTTCCATTTCAGGAAACAACAACCGTCCACGCGCAATTTCTACCGACGAGAGCAACCGTAGGGCGCACATGGAGGAGCGAAACCGATTAATCCTGGAGAAGGCCAACGGcggcagaagcagagccACCTCGCCTGCACCGGGACCGCGCGCTCACCGTCGTGACAGGAGCGTTGGCGGACCTGAGACCCGGTTCCCCATTTCCCCCAGCGGTATCACAAGCCCTACTTCTAGCCAGCAGCATGGTAAGAGGCCAAGCTTGGGCCCTGTGCTGCCCAAGAGGTCCAGTCTCGAGGTTCCGGATGAGGCTGGTTCAAGCCTGAGCCACCCAGCCGATGGAAACCTGAATGGCGCTGCTCCCGCTGAGGCCGGGACACCCAAGTCGGAGACAGCTGACCCCTTGGCGGATAAGCGTAGCAGCTTGGTAGAGAAGCGCAACAGCTTGGGTCGGAGTGGTGCACGCATCTCGGCCGGCCGTCGAATCCCTGTGGTTGCCTCCACAACCGCTTCTCAGcagcaaagtggaagtgagaAGGAGAACTCGACTGGCCATGGGCATGCACCAGTGACGCTTACGGACGCTCCGATGGATTACTAGAGGCGAAACGTTGGGGCTAGGTAGATAGAGGTGCTCGGTCTGGTTGGGTAGCATTGGAAAAGATGGGAACGTGGTAATTATGACTCGAATGATAACTATGACATTTTATCCGTATCGCTTTTTATATTCGCTTCCCTTCCTCGGAGGTGTATCCGTTGTATATGGGTTCTCACAGATGGGTAGGAAGCCAGCGCCAAGATCATCGGCTACATACGTGATGCCATCCACATCTCTCCCCTTTTCAGCCCTATAGGTCTTGGCCAAGCCACTGACATCTTAGCAGGTAGCCGCTAAAATCCCTGGTAAGGCCAGTGAAATAAGGGTCCAGAAACACCGGCTGGACGGACGATCTTCAGCTTGATAATAGTGTATCGATGGCGGCTTGCAACCCTCCGGTATTGCTCCATGGTTTCACGCAACTCTGAAGAATCATTGAATTGCTTCTGTCAAAAGTGCATATCCGGCAAGGAGGACGGGCCATCGCTAGCTACCTACTACTTTCCGCGTTTGTTTCGTAGCTTCCATTTACGTTGGGTCCAAAGAGAAGGCGCCATGGACGAGCACATTCACTTGTTAAAAGCTAAAGTTCTAGACTTACAAGGCCAGGAAGAAACTCAACGTGAATGCCATAGCCATGTCCTTTTTTCCGGATTTTATCAAAAAACAAACCACAACCGGAATCTTCCATGGGTCCAGGTGTTGTTCTATCGTCATAAGTGGCAGCCCAGTGTCCACTCGGCGAGCAATGAAAGCTAGCCAAAAGGGTTGTAAAAATAAACCGAACACATCACGGTCAATACATTACACATTCAAGTATCTCCCCAACCACTTTAAACCTATCCTCAAGGCGTTTGCTGAACGGTCTAATCCATAAGTAAGTCTCGCTAATGTGTTTTAAAATTCTTGTGATCCGTATCACAGTTTTGTAACGGCCTTTCGTAGCCAAAGCGAGACATGTTGGACTTGTCTATTCGGCTTCTATGTTTTTTATTGACCCTTGGCTTGGCAACCGGCCAGCCCAATTCGCACGCCGCTGGCAGGGGTAATCTCCAGGCCTGTACGAACTACACTAGGGACGTTTGGGGCACTGTGGTAGTCCTTTACGGTTTCCCTCAGAACGGATGAAATCCAACGTCAGCAAGAGCAATTGACAAACCAAAGCTTCATTTCGAATTGCCAACGACACCACTGCAGCGTCCGGGCTGTTCTTTCATCAAACCAGTCGCGATTGCTTCTCTTCATACGCTCAATGGCTTCAAACACTTTGAACAACAAAGCTGGAGGCAAAGGTTCAATACGCACCTGTCGGACAGGCCTGGCCGGTTGACTCACCAAACACTGTGTGCACTGCAGAGCAAAGACTGGTACACCAACTCGCCGGTCCCAAAGCAGCTAAACCCTCTCGTTCGCCGTTGACTGTGAGGTGGTGGCATTACTCTTTCACCGGACGGATTTTCTATCAACGCTGTTTGCAGGATGGCTGTAGCTTCCCAAGTTGCCTCATGACAGGGAAACTGTCCGTCAAGATGAAAAGGCTCTCCACTCGTTTGTGGCAGTGATAGACAATAAACATGCGGCAGTGCCTCTTCAATGGAGTACATAAGGGCGGCCGCCCTCCGCTTCGTTTCCCATCTTTTCTGATCTGGACACACTCAAcctctcatcttcttctctcacCCGCTGATCGACAGCATCGAGCTCAATCGTCACCAGTAAGTGGATAAACAACGCGTTGGAAACAGATCCCCAGCGGCAAAATCTTACCACTCATTATAGTCAAAACTTTATACGCATCGTacccaaaaaaaacataGACGCTTCTTCGGATCAACACCCGCAAACATGGCCGCCTCTTCAGAAATTCTCTCCCAg is a genomic window containing:
- a CDS encoding mitochondrial 37S ribosomal protein uS13m, yielding MRAPPRSVACPASLHARVPYRELRLLGESRLLRDSRTELCPLRQGNLSSANKMVFILGVNFNEQKLVQKALESFYGLGQQASARILAKYSIHPRAKMGTLPPKIVTALTAELSTMTIENDARRLVLDNIKRLRDMGTYRGRRHAMGLPVRGQQTRNQIANARKLNKIERHG